One region of Glycine max cultivar Williams 82 chromosome 9, Glycine_max_v4.0, whole genome shotgun sequence genomic DNA includes:
- the LOC100783435 gene encoding F-box/kelch-repeat protein SKIP25: protein MADSSSSSSSKRQKQHDDDDDDVEEQQPLIPGLPDHIAELCLSSINHSLLFSISHSCRRLIYSPSFPPFFSLYAILSHSSATIHFHTFDPISATWLPLPPHPPLHHLLLRRHPSFLSRSLSVQSVSSSNRLVLLAATTHNLSPALPQPLIFHPLTKTWSFGPTLSTPRRWCALGSLGPTVYVASGIGSHFSIHVARSLQKWNLQNPNAVWEKKTELKDGRFSREAIDAVGWKQKLCMVNVKGDAAKEGVVYDVAEDAWKEMPEGMLYGWRGPVAAMEEEVMYVVDEAKGVLRRYVEEQDAWEDILENKRLKGAEQIVAQRGKLCVVSPSSGISVVDVAAVPPRIVPILLPEEFEPVAVHILPRMPADQ, encoded by the coding sequence ATGGCcgactcttcttcttcttcttcttccaaacGCCAAAAGcaacatgatgatgatgatgatgatgttgaagAACAACAACCTCTGATCCCAGGTCTCCCCGACCACATAGCAGAATTGTGTCTCTCCTCCATCAACCATTCTCTCTTATTCTCAATCTCCCACTCCTGCCGCCGTCTCATATACTCCCCTTCCTTCCctccctttttctctctctacgcCATTCTCTCCCACTCCTCCGCCACCATCCACTTCCACACCTTCGACCCCATCTCCGCCACCTGGCTCCCCCTCCCTCCCCACCCTCCCCtccaccacctcctcctccGCCGCCACCCCTCCTTCCTCTCCCGCAGCCTCTCCGTTCAGTCCGTCTCCTCCTCCAACCGCCTCGTCCTCCTCGCCGCCACCACCCACAACCTCTCCCCGGCCCTCCCCCAGCCCCTGATCTTCCACCCCCTCACCAAAACCTGGTCCTTCGGCCCCACCCTCTCCACCCCGCGCCGCTGGTGCGCCCTCGGCTCCCTGGGCCCCACCGTCTACGTCGCCAGCGGTATCGGCTCCCACTTCTCCATCCACGTCGCGCGCTCCCTCCAGAAATGGAACCTCCAAAACCCCAACGCCGTCTGGGAAAAGAAAACGGAGCTCAAGGACGGCAGGTTCAGCAGAGAAGCCATCGACGCCGTTGGATGGAAGCAGAAACTCTGCATGGTCAACGTCAAGGGAGACGCCGCGAAAGAAGGAGTGGTCTATGACGTGGCGGAGGATGCTTGGAAGGAGATGCCGGAGGGGATGCTGTACGGCTGGAGAGGACCCGTTGCGGCCATGGAAGAGGAAGTCATGTACGTTGTGGACGAAGCCAAAGGTGTTCTCAGAAGATACGTGGAGGAACAGGACGCGTGGGAAGACATTCTCGAGAATAAGAGACTCAAAGGAGCCGAACAAATCGTCGCTCAGAGAGGAAAACTGTGCGTCGTTTCGCCTTCTTCCGGGATCTCCGTCGTCGATGTCGCCGCTGTGCCGCCGCGGATTGTGCCGATTTTGCTGCCGGAAGAGTTCGAGCCGGTGGCCGTTCACATCTTACCCCGGATGCCAGCCGACCAGTGA
- the LOC100817635 gene encoding ATP-dependent DNA helicase Q-like 2 isoform X1, which translates to MENNEILEELLNIEVEIQDVQEQIRALIERQESLYERKSELSAILEACKESGNEANNAASSAAENWSGEFEWDSEADDVRLNVFGISSYRANQREIINAIMSGRDVLVIMAAGGGKSLCYQLPAVLRDGIALVVSPLLSLIQDQVMGLTALGIPAYMLTSTNKGDEKFIYKTLEKGEGELKILYVTPEKISKSKRFMSKLEKCHHAGRLSLISIDEAHCCSQWGHDFRPDYKSLSILKTQFPRVPIVALTATATQRVQNDLIEMLHIPRCVKFVSTVNRPNLFYMVKEKSSVGKVVIDEIAEFIQESYPNNESGIVYCFSRKECEQVAKELRERGISADYYHADMDVNAREKVHMRWSNNKLQVIVGTVAFGMGINKPDVRFVIHHSLSKSMETYYQESGRAGRDGLPSECLLYFRPGDAPRQSSMVFYENSGLQNLYDIVRYCLSKRQCRRSAFFHHFAEPLQECNGMCDICAFSSEVKEVDVSGHAKLMVSLLQDMQANDQRSTMLQLVDKMKIKQKELGSELKREEIEQLILHLLLARFLKEEFQHTPYATNAYIAVGSLAKQILQGKKSVKLEIYTEQRTKDGVRSAKQCLGSSGLELKLDELRKELSSAHGGILPHSVLSTEQIIQLASQKPNSLEQLEKLIGKLRTEKYGNRILKQIEKYYDFEPTDKQEIDARAAKRLKSKKNLVIIE; encoded by the exons ATGGAGAATAACGAGATTCTAGAGGAGCTTCTCAACATCGAGGTTGAAATTCAAGATGTCCAAG AACAAATAAGGGCTTTGATCGAGAGGCAAGAGAGTTTGTACGAGAGAAAATCGGAGCTGAGTGCTATTCTGGAAGCGTGTAAGGAATCTGGAAACGAGGCCAATAATGCGGCTTCGAGCGCTGCGGAAAATTGGAGTGGGGAATTTGAATGGGATTCTGAAGCTGATGATGTTAGGTTGAATGTTTTTGGCATTTCCTCCTACCGTGCAAATCAAAGAGAG ATAATTAATGCCATTATGAGTGGAAGAGATGTTCTGGTGATTATGGCTGCAGGTGGTGGCAAGAGCCTCTGCTACCAGCTTCCTGCTGTTCTTCGTGATGGAATTGCTCTAGTTGTCAGTCCTTTGCTTTCCTTAATTCAAGATCAG GTAATGGGTTTGACCGCTTTGGGCATTCCAGCGTATATGTTGACTTCAACTAATAAGGGAGATGAGAAGTTCATATATAAGACTTTGGAGAAGGGAGAGGGGGAACTCAAAATATTGTATGTCACTCCAGAAAAgatttcaaaaagcaagaggTTTATGTCAAAACTTGAAAAATGCCATCATGCTGGTCGTCTCTCTCTAATTTCAATTGAT GAAGCACATTGCTGTAGTCAATGGGGTCATGACTTTCGACCTGACTACAAGAGCCTCAGTATTCTCAAGACACAGTTCCCTCGTGTTCCTATTGTTGCTTTGACT GCAACTGCTACTCAGAGGGTCCAAAATGATCTGATAGAGATGTTGCATATTCCTAGATGTGTCAAATTCGTCAGCACTGTCAATAGGCCAAACTTGTTTTATATG GTAAAGGAAAAGTCATCCGTTGGGAAGGTAGTCATTGATGAAATTGCAGAATTCATTCAAGAATCTTATCCAAATAATGAATCAGGGATTGTATATTGCTTCTCAAGGAAGGAATGTGAACAG GTTGCAAAGGAGTTGAGGGAGAGAGGAATTTCAGCTGATTATTATCATGCCGATATGGATGTAAATGCTCGGGAAAAAGTCCACATGCG GTGGAGCAATAACAAGCTGCAGGTCATTGTTGGTACA GTAGCTTTTGGTATGGGAATCAACAAACCAGATG TCAGGTTTGTCATCCATCACAGTTTGAGTAAATCAATGGAAACATACTACCAG GAAAGTGGTCGAGCTGGCCGAGATGGACTTCCTTCTGAATGCCTACTGTACTTTAGACCCGGTGATGCTCCACGTCAG agctCAATGGTCTTCTACGAAAATTCAGGACTGCAGAATCTCTATGACATTGTACGATATTGTCTG TCCAAAAGACAATGCCGACGAAGTGCCTTTTTCCATCATTTTGCTGAGCCACTTCAAGAGTGCAATG GGATGTGCGACATCTGTGCATTCTCAAGTGAGGTGAAGGAAGTAGATGTCTCTG GTCATGCAAAACTGATGGTTTCATTGTTGCAAGATATGCAAGCAAATGATCAAAGGTCAACAATGTTGCAATTAgttgataaaatgaaaataaaacagaaGGAACTAG GTTCTGAATTGAAACGGGAGGAAATTGAGCAGCTCATCTTACACCTTTTACTGGCACGGTTTTTG AAAGAAGAATTTCAGCATACACCTTATGCCACAAATGCTTACATTGCTGTGGGGTCATTGGCCAAGCAAATATTGCAAG GGAAGAAATCTGTGAAACTTGAGATTTACACTGAACAGAGAACTAAAGATGGTGTAAGGTCAGCGAAACAGTGTCTTGGGTCCTCTGGTTTGGAGCTAAAGCTTGATGAGCTGAGAAAAGAACTGTCCTCTGCTCATGGAGGAATACTCCCACACTCTGTCTTGTCCACTGAACAAATCATCCAATTAGCTTCTCAAAAACCAAACTCGCTGGAACAG TTGGAGAAGCTGATTGGAAAATTGAGGACAGAAAAGTATGGAAATAGAATACTAAagcaaattgaaaaatattatgatttcgAGCCGACTGATAAACAAGAAATTGATGCTAGGGCCGCAAAGAGGTTGAAGAGCAAGAAAAATCTTGTTATTATTGAATAG
- the LOC100817635 gene encoding ATP-dependent DNA helicase Q-like 2 isoform X2 translates to MENNEILEELLNIEVEIQDVQEQIRALIERQESLYERKSELSAILEACKESGNEANNAASSAAENWSGEFEWDSEADDVRLNVFGISSYRANQREIINAIMSGRDVLVIMAAGGGKSLCYQLPAVLRDGIALVVSPLLSLIQDQVMGLTALGIPAYMLTSTNKGDEKFIYKTLEKGEGELKILYVTPEKISKSKRFMSKLEKCHHAGRLSLISIDEAHCCSQWGHDFRPDYKSLSILKTQFPRVPIVALTATATQRVQNDLIEMLHIPRCVKFVSTVNRPNLFYMVKEKSSVGKVVIDEIAEFIQESYPNNESGIVYCFSRKECEQVAKELRERGISADYYHADMDVNAREKVHMRWSNNKLQVIVGTVAFGMGINKPDVRFVIHHSLSKSMETYYQESGRAGRDGLPSECLLYFRPGDAPRQSSMVFYENSGLQNLYDISKRQCRRSAFFHHFAEPLQECNGMCDICAFSSEVKEVDVSGHAKLMVSLLQDMQANDQRSTMLQLVDKMKIKQKELGSELKREEIEQLILHLLLARFLKEEFQHTPYATNAYIAVGSLAKQILQGKKSVKLEIYTEQRTKDGVRSAKQCLGSSGLELKLDELRKELSSAHGGILPHSVLSTEQIIQLASQKPNSLEQLEKLIGKLRTEKYGNRILKQIEKYYDFEPTDKQEIDARAAKRLKSKKNLVIIE, encoded by the exons ATGGAGAATAACGAGATTCTAGAGGAGCTTCTCAACATCGAGGTTGAAATTCAAGATGTCCAAG AACAAATAAGGGCTTTGATCGAGAGGCAAGAGAGTTTGTACGAGAGAAAATCGGAGCTGAGTGCTATTCTGGAAGCGTGTAAGGAATCTGGAAACGAGGCCAATAATGCGGCTTCGAGCGCTGCGGAAAATTGGAGTGGGGAATTTGAATGGGATTCTGAAGCTGATGATGTTAGGTTGAATGTTTTTGGCATTTCCTCCTACCGTGCAAATCAAAGAGAG ATAATTAATGCCATTATGAGTGGAAGAGATGTTCTGGTGATTATGGCTGCAGGTGGTGGCAAGAGCCTCTGCTACCAGCTTCCTGCTGTTCTTCGTGATGGAATTGCTCTAGTTGTCAGTCCTTTGCTTTCCTTAATTCAAGATCAG GTAATGGGTTTGACCGCTTTGGGCATTCCAGCGTATATGTTGACTTCAACTAATAAGGGAGATGAGAAGTTCATATATAAGACTTTGGAGAAGGGAGAGGGGGAACTCAAAATATTGTATGTCACTCCAGAAAAgatttcaaaaagcaagaggTTTATGTCAAAACTTGAAAAATGCCATCATGCTGGTCGTCTCTCTCTAATTTCAATTGAT GAAGCACATTGCTGTAGTCAATGGGGTCATGACTTTCGACCTGACTACAAGAGCCTCAGTATTCTCAAGACACAGTTCCCTCGTGTTCCTATTGTTGCTTTGACT GCAACTGCTACTCAGAGGGTCCAAAATGATCTGATAGAGATGTTGCATATTCCTAGATGTGTCAAATTCGTCAGCACTGTCAATAGGCCAAACTTGTTTTATATG GTAAAGGAAAAGTCATCCGTTGGGAAGGTAGTCATTGATGAAATTGCAGAATTCATTCAAGAATCTTATCCAAATAATGAATCAGGGATTGTATATTGCTTCTCAAGGAAGGAATGTGAACAG GTTGCAAAGGAGTTGAGGGAGAGAGGAATTTCAGCTGATTATTATCATGCCGATATGGATGTAAATGCTCGGGAAAAAGTCCACATGCG GTGGAGCAATAACAAGCTGCAGGTCATTGTTGGTACA GTAGCTTTTGGTATGGGAATCAACAAACCAGATG TCAGGTTTGTCATCCATCACAGTTTGAGTAAATCAATGGAAACATACTACCAG GAAAGTGGTCGAGCTGGCCGAGATGGACTTCCTTCTGAATGCCTACTGTACTTTAGACCCGGTGATGCTCCACGTCAG agctCAATGGTCTTCTACGAAAATTCAGGACTGCAGAATCTCTATGACATT TCCAAAAGACAATGCCGACGAAGTGCCTTTTTCCATCATTTTGCTGAGCCACTTCAAGAGTGCAATG GGATGTGCGACATCTGTGCATTCTCAAGTGAGGTGAAGGAAGTAGATGTCTCTG GTCATGCAAAACTGATGGTTTCATTGTTGCAAGATATGCAAGCAAATGATCAAAGGTCAACAATGTTGCAATTAgttgataaaatgaaaataaaacagaaGGAACTAG GTTCTGAATTGAAACGGGAGGAAATTGAGCAGCTCATCTTACACCTTTTACTGGCACGGTTTTTG AAAGAAGAATTTCAGCATACACCTTATGCCACAAATGCTTACATTGCTGTGGGGTCATTGGCCAAGCAAATATTGCAAG GGAAGAAATCTGTGAAACTTGAGATTTACACTGAACAGAGAACTAAAGATGGTGTAAGGTCAGCGAAACAGTGTCTTGGGTCCTCTGGTTTGGAGCTAAAGCTTGATGAGCTGAGAAAAGAACTGTCCTCTGCTCATGGAGGAATACTCCCACACTCTGTCTTGTCCACTGAACAAATCATCCAATTAGCTTCTCAAAAACCAAACTCGCTGGAACAG TTGGAGAAGCTGATTGGAAAATTGAGGACAGAAAAGTATGGAAATAGAATACTAAagcaaattgaaaaatattatgatttcgAGCCGACTGATAAACAAGAAATTGATGCTAGGGCCGCAAAGAGGTTGAAGAGCAAGAAAAATCTTGTTATTATTGAATAG
- the LOC100818162 gene encoding Phytochrome-interacting ankyrin-repeat protein 1-like, whose product MLEEQPVVLFRKSPSRRRLRSAFDTDDRGWTSLHVFARKGELKLVKKLINEGMDVNVSAWGPKSKGVTPLHLAAEGGHIGVMDVLLERGADIDARTKGACGWTPLHIAAKERRRDAVKFLLENGAFMPPDISDSRFNPPLHYCPGLEWAYEEMKRLRQEDLSAGETSYSSES is encoded by the exons ATGCTCGAGGAACAGCCTGTTGTTTTGTTCAGGAAGAGCCCTTCCAGGAGGCGCTTGAGATCTGCCTTTGATACCGATGATAGGGGTTGGACCTCGCTTCATGTTTTCGCTCGAAAAGGCGAACTCAAATTg GTTAAAAAACTTATCAATGAAGGAATGGATGTCAATGTGTCTGCTTGGGGCCCCAAATCAAAAGGGGTGACCCCTCTCCACCTTGCTGCCGAAGGTGGTCACATTGGAGTGATGGATGTACTACTTGAGCGTGGTGCTGACATTGATGCCAGAACTAAGGGTGCCTGTGGCT GGACACCGCTCCACATTGCAGCCAAGGAAAGGAGGAGGGATGCTGTGAAATTCTTGTTAGAGAATGGAGCCTTCATGCCACCTGATATCAGTGATAGCAGATTTAACCCACCGCTTCATTACTGTCCCGGGCTGGAATGGGCCTACGAGGAGATGAAGCGACTTCGTCAAGAAGATTTGTCTGCTGGAGAGACATCTTACAGCTCCGAAAGTTAA
- the LOC100817635 gene encoding ATP-dependent DNA helicase Q-like 2 isoform X3 → MENNEILEELLNIEVEIQDVQEQIRALIERQESLYERKSELSAILEACKESGNEANNAASSAAENWSGEFEWDSEADDVRLNVFGISSYRANQREIINAIMSGRDVLVIMAAGGGKSLCYQLPAVLRDGIALVVSPLLSLIQDQVMGLTALGIPAYMLTSTNKGDEKFIYKTLEKGEGELKILYVTPEKISKSKRFMSKLEKCHHAGRLSLISIDEAHCCSQWGHDFRPDYKSLSILKTQFPRVPIVALTATATQRVQNDLIEMLHIPRCVKFVSTVNRPNLFYMVKEKSSVGKVVIDEIAEFIQESYPNNESGIVYCFSRKECEQVAKELRERGISADYYHADMDVNAREKVHMRWSNNKLQVIVGTVAFGMGINKPDVRFVIHHSLSKSMETYYQESGRAGRDGLPSECLLYFRPGDAPRQSSMVFYENSGLQNLYDIVRYCLSKRQCRRSAFFHHFAEPLQECNGMCDICAFSSEVKEVDVSGHAKLMVSLLQDMQANDQRSTMLQLVDKMKIKQKELGSELKREEIEQLILHLLLARFLWVI, encoded by the exons ATGGAGAATAACGAGATTCTAGAGGAGCTTCTCAACATCGAGGTTGAAATTCAAGATGTCCAAG AACAAATAAGGGCTTTGATCGAGAGGCAAGAGAGTTTGTACGAGAGAAAATCGGAGCTGAGTGCTATTCTGGAAGCGTGTAAGGAATCTGGAAACGAGGCCAATAATGCGGCTTCGAGCGCTGCGGAAAATTGGAGTGGGGAATTTGAATGGGATTCTGAAGCTGATGATGTTAGGTTGAATGTTTTTGGCATTTCCTCCTACCGTGCAAATCAAAGAGAG ATAATTAATGCCATTATGAGTGGAAGAGATGTTCTGGTGATTATGGCTGCAGGTGGTGGCAAGAGCCTCTGCTACCAGCTTCCTGCTGTTCTTCGTGATGGAATTGCTCTAGTTGTCAGTCCTTTGCTTTCCTTAATTCAAGATCAG GTAATGGGTTTGACCGCTTTGGGCATTCCAGCGTATATGTTGACTTCAACTAATAAGGGAGATGAGAAGTTCATATATAAGACTTTGGAGAAGGGAGAGGGGGAACTCAAAATATTGTATGTCACTCCAGAAAAgatttcaaaaagcaagaggTTTATGTCAAAACTTGAAAAATGCCATCATGCTGGTCGTCTCTCTCTAATTTCAATTGAT GAAGCACATTGCTGTAGTCAATGGGGTCATGACTTTCGACCTGACTACAAGAGCCTCAGTATTCTCAAGACACAGTTCCCTCGTGTTCCTATTGTTGCTTTGACT GCAACTGCTACTCAGAGGGTCCAAAATGATCTGATAGAGATGTTGCATATTCCTAGATGTGTCAAATTCGTCAGCACTGTCAATAGGCCAAACTTGTTTTATATG GTAAAGGAAAAGTCATCCGTTGGGAAGGTAGTCATTGATGAAATTGCAGAATTCATTCAAGAATCTTATCCAAATAATGAATCAGGGATTGTATATTGCTTCTCAAGGAAGGAATGTGAACAG GTTGCAAAGGAGTTGAGGGAGAGAGGAATTTCAGCTGATTATTATCATGCCGATATGGATGTAAATGCTCGGGAAAAAGTCCACATGCG GTGGAGCAATAACAAGCTGCAGGTCATTGTTGGTACA GTAGCTTTTGGTATGGGAATCAACAAACCAGATG TCAGGTTTGTCATCCATCACAGTTTGAGTAAATCAATGGAAACATACTACCAG GAAAGTGGTCGAGCTGGCCGAGATGGACTTCCTTCTGAATGCCTACTGTACTTTAGACCCGGTGATGCTCCACGTCAG agctCAATGGTCTTCTACGAAAATTCAGGACTGCAGAATCTCTATGACATTGTACGATATTGTCTG TCCAAAAGACAATGCCGACGAAGTGCCTTTTTCCATCATTTTGCTGAGCCACTTCAAGAGTGCAATG GGATGTGCGACATCTGTGCATTCTCAAGTGAGGTGAAGGAAGTAGATGTCTCTG GTCATGCAAAACTGATGGTTTCATTGTTGCAAGATATGCAAGCAAATGATCAAAGGTCAACAATGTTGCAATTAgttgataaaatgaaaataaaacagaaGGAACTAG GTTCTGAATTGAAACGGGAGGAAATTGAGCAGCTCATCTTACACCTTTTACTGGCACGGTTTTTG TGGGTGATTTAG